One part of the Prochlorococcus marinus str. MIT 9313 genome encodes these proteins:
- a CDS encoding DUF4079 domain-containing protein, protein MQTLDWIWLLHPIFAVALIYPLLGIVLNLSLQTRSRRLKRQNESPANVGSVHSNLGRWLSAGVIAIVLLALVVMISTEHPLTEFEGGLIRAGLLLLVLIGSCIALLTTWRDKRPAYRAGFSLLCWAGVIVLGMQPEVFRLGDNPLKAEFWQSHFWGGIGLVGLMLFSLASRQEILRDLRWRWLHITANSLAAVIFLAEAITGPKALLEIPLSWQKPYIQQAKAERVANYTANAPQP, encoded by the coding sequence ATGCAGACCCTTGACTGGATCTGGTTGCTACACCCGATTTTCGCCGTAGCCTTGATCTACCCCCTACTGGGGATAGTCCTAAACCTGTCACTTCAAACCCGCAGTCGTCGGCTCAAACGTCAGAACGAAAGTCCAGCCAATGTCGGGAGTGTGCACAGCAATCTCGGACGATGGCTCTCAGCCGGAGTGATCGCAATCGTGCTGCTTGCTCTGGTGGTGATGATCAGCACTGAACATCCGCTAACGGAGTTTGAGGGAGGTCTGATCCGTGCTGGATTGCTTCTACTGGTACTCATTGGAAGTTGCATCGCCTTGCTGACAACCTGGCGAGACAAAAGACCCGCCTATCGAGCAGGCTTCTCCTTACTCTGCTGGGCAGGTGTCATCGTCCTTGGTATGCAGCCGGAAGTATTCCGCCTCGGTGACAACCCCCTCAAAGCAGAATTCTGGCAATCGCATTTCTGGGGTGGCATTGGTCTCGTTGGGCTGATGCTGTTCTCGCTGGCATCCCGACAAGAAATCCTGCGTGATCTGCGCTGGCGATGGCTGCACATCACAGCCAATAGTCTTGCAGCGGTGATCTTCCTGGCAGAAGCAATCACCGGCCCCAAAGCCCTACTAGAGATCCCCCTGAGCTGGCAAAAGCCTTACATCCAACAGGCAAAAGCCGAGCGGGTAGCTAATTACACCGCGAATGCTCCTCAACCGTAG
- the rpsU gene encoding 30S ribosomal protein S21: MAQVTVGENEGVESALRRFKRAVSKAGIFSDLKRIRHHETPVEKYKRKAQQRRRSRRR, encoded by the coding sequence ATGGCTCAGGTCACGGTAGGGGAGAATGAGGGCGTTGAATCGGCCCTGCGTCGCTTTAAGCGAGCAGTCTCTAAGGCTGGGATTTTTTCTGATCTCAAGCGCATTCGTCACCACGAGACCCCAGTCGAAAAGTACAAACGCAAGGCTCAACAACGTCGTCGTAGTCGCAGACGTTGA
- a CDS encoding ion transporter — MGFRLKLHEQVINQSTGGNTSIFNKLSGATIAVSIFFAVLSTENQIDFQFGGQIDAIDWIIGCLFCIEYFCRVWTAPLEGKYGEGIEGTIRYMFSPMAIIDLIAIIPSFIGVRTELKILRIIRLLTILKVGRSERFKQSMLHFNYALRSKSQELQISTVYTLLLLLISSTFMYLAESSIQPDLLGSIPRCLWWSINAVSSVGHGDSVPISAVGKIIASVTSLMGIGAIAIPTGILAAGFSESIAVQKNNLEESAQESIA, encoded by the coding sequence ATGGGATTCCGCCTCAAACTGCATGAACAGGTAATCAATCAATCCACAGGAGGCAATACATCGATATTCAATAAGTTAAGTGGCGCAACAATTGCTGTTTCAATCTTTTTTGCAGTTCTAAGCACTGAAAATCAAATTGATTTTCAGTTTGGCGGACAAATAGATGCAATCGATTGGATCATTGGCTGTCTGTTTTGCATTGAATATTTTTGTCGAGTGTGGACTGCCCCACTTGAGGGCAAATATGGAGAGGGTATAGAAGGCACGATTCGCTACATGTTCTCACCAATGGCCATTATTGATCTGATTGCAATTATCCCCTCCTTTATCGGCGTAAGAACAGAACTAAAGATCCTGAGAATTATTCGTCTTCTTACGATTCTAAAGGTTGGCCGCAGCGAAAGATTCAAGCAAAGCATGCTTCATTTCAACTATGCACTCAGATCCAAGAGCCAAGAGCTGCAGATATCTACTGTTTATACATTATTACTTTTACTCATTAGCAGCACATTCATGTATCTTGCAGAGTCATCTATTCAGCCTGATCTATTAGGTTCAATACCAAGATGCCTCTGGTGGTCAATTAATGCAGTCAGCTCAGTGGGGCATGGAGATTCAGTGCCAATTAGTGCGGTAGGCAAGATTATCGCTTCAGTAACTTCTCTTATGGGAATTGGCGCCATCGCCATACCTACCGGAATTCTTGCCGCAGGTTTTAGCGAATCAATTGCTGTGCAAAAGAATAATCTTGAGGAATCTGCTCAGGAAAGCATTGCTTAG
- a CDS encoding MAPEG family protein produces the protein MTIPVLPAVVTLAAAIVYQGTMFAVAFARSQHKVKAPATSGPEEFERVLRVQQNTLEQMMFFLPVFWLAALSSNTSVACLIGFIWVGARIAYGIGYWKAAKLRGPGFAISLLASAVLLVMAIVGLFNS, from the coding sequence ATGACCATTCCTGTGCTTCCAGCCGTTGTCACCTTGGCTGCCGCGATCGTCTACCAAGGAACCATGTTTGCAGTGGCATTTGCACGAAGCCAGCACAAAGTAAAAGCTCCAGCAACGAGTGGGCCAGAAGAATTTGAGCGAGTGCTACGTGTTCAGCAGAACACCCTTGAACAGATGATGTTCTTCCTGCCGGTGTTCTGGCTAGCAGCTCTTTCTAGCAACACGTCTGTTGCCTGCTTGATTGGCTTCATCTGGGTGGGCGCACGTATTGCTTATGGCATTGGCTATTGGAAAGCGGCCAAGCTGAGAGGGCCAGGCTTTGCCATTAGCCTCCTTGCCAGCGCAGTTCTTCTGGTGATGGCAATTGTTGGTCTATTTAACTCATAG
- a CDS encoding NUDIX hydrolase, producing MTHEVSLAVLERDGRWLLQLRDDIEGILFPGHWGLFGGHLNAGETPFQAVNRELVEEINWAPENLLVPWFSNHSSALVVNVFRGPLCVSLSQLQLLEGQDMTLATMEELASGAIWSPRLREFRPIAPGLDIVLQRQLSDKD from the coding sequence ATGACGCACGAGGTCTCTCTTGCTGTGCTGGAAAGGGATGGTCGCTGGCTCCTTCAGCTTCGTGATGACATCGAAGGAATCTTGTTTCCAGGTCATTGGGGATTATTTGGAGGTCACTTGAATGCAGGGGAAACGCCTTTTCAGGCCGTGAACCGTGAACTTGTCGAGGAAATCAACTGGGCACCTGAAAATCTCCTCGTTCCTTGGTTCAGCAACCACAGCAGCGCGCTTGTGGTAAATGTATTTCGAGGGCCACTGTGTGTTTCCCTTAGCCAATTGCAGTTGCTTGAGGGTCAGGATATGACCCTGGCGACTATGGAGGAGCTTGCGAGTGGTGCTATCTGGAGCCCCAGACTTAGGGAGTTCAGACCGATTGCGCCAGGCCTGGATATCGTGCTGCAGCGTCAGCTCTCAGATAAAGACTGA
- a CDS encoding cytochrome B6 gives MPLTFPTLLAYATIGDARNAGVLGLSMGTWMILTLIFLGISSVYFIVLWFKIAQQESSKKGSS, from the coding sequence ATGCCATTGACTTTCCCCACTCTTCTGGCCTACGCCACAATCGGCGACGCACGCAATGCAGGAGTACTTGGCCTAAGCATGGGGACATGGATGATCTTGACATTGATCTTCCTAGGCATCTCGTCGGTTTACTTCATTGTGCTGTGGTTCAAGATTGCCCAGCAGGAATCAAGCAAGAAGGGGAGCAGTTAA
- a CDS encoding cupin domain-containing protein gives MAISVTSACPQSTINELGIRQWPIWTCEASTFPWTYAEQETCLLLEGEVTVKPEGGKPVRFGAGDLVVFPAGMSCIWEVHQAVRKHYRFG, from the coding sequence ATGGCGATTAGCGTTACCTCTGCATGTCCACAGAGCACAATTAATGAACTGGGCATCCGGCAATGGCCCATTTGGACATGTGAGGCCAGCACCTTTCCTTGGACCTATGCTGAACAGGAAACCTGCCTGTTGTTGGAAGGCGAGGTGACCGTTAAGCCCGAAGGCGGAAAGCCCGTGCGCTTTGGTGCAGGTGATCTGGTGGTGTTCCCTGCTGGAATGTCATGCATTTGGGAGGTTCATCAGGCAGTTCGTAAGCACTATCGCTTTGGTTGA
- a CDS encoding pyridoxal phosphate-dependent aminotransferase: MNSFSSSKHPQPGTQIDAVLDPVIPALNELVAKTPGTLSLAQGMVNWPPPIAVKLAMNNALLNQESSLNRYGPARGDPDLLELIKQKLMMQNGLDLAESMVMVTAGSNMAFHAIAQVLCDPGDEVILPLPYYFNHFMAIQLAGGVPVPVNAGLIPNPGLIEAAITKRTRAIVTISPNNPSGIVFPQTLLAAINRICAQHGLLHISDEAYEDFVFGDVPHWSPGSLPGAGNHTVSLYSFSKAYGMAGWRLGYMSVPIVWSKALEKVQDTVLICPPRFCQRAAIAALLDGSDWVRQNVSQLMSRYQLLLKRFAASNDRPWRFLHEPNGAFYCLLEVDCGCNGDTLMRQLVRDYRVATIGGCSFGFKNESCVLRISVGMLEGAELIDAFNRLEAGMLNAVQQGDRTT; this comes from the coding sequence GTGAACTCTTTTTCCTCAAGCAAACACCCTCAACCTGGCACGCAGATTGATGCTGTGCTGGATCCTGTGATTCCAGCACTTAACGAGTTGGTGGCGAAGACGCCAGGGACCCTTTCGCTGGCCCAGGGCATGGTGAATTGGCCTCCACCCATTGCCGTAAAACTGGCAATGAACAATGCTCTGTTGAATCAAGAATCAAGTCTCAATCGTTATGGCCCGGCTCGAGGTGATCCTGATCTGCTTGAGCTAATTAAGCAAAAATTGATGATGCAGAACGGTTTGGATTTGGCCGAAAGCATGGTCATGGTCACTGCAGGTAGCAACATGGCATTTCATGCCATTGCTCAGGTTCTCTGTGACCCTGGCGATGAGGTCATTCTGCCGCTGCCTTATTACTTTAATCACTTTATGGCTATTCAGTTGGCCGGTGGAGTGCCTGTGCCTGTGAATGCTGGTTTAATACCTAACCCTGGACTCATAGAGGCTGCGATTACAAAACGCACCCGTGCCATTGTCACGATAAGTCCTAATAACCCAAGCGGAATCGTTTTCCCTCAAACCTTACTTGCTGCCATCAATCGGATCTGTGCCCAGCATGGTTTGCTGCACATCAGCGATGAAGCTTATGAGGATTTTGTGTTTGGTGATGTACCTCATTGGAGCCCTGGATCTCTTCCTGGCGCAGGGAACCATACTGTTTCGCTCTATTCGTTCTCCAAGGCCTATGGCATGGCCGGATGGCGTCTTGGTTATATGTCTGTTCCTATTGTCTGGAGTAAGGCTTTGGAGAAGGTTCAAGACACAGTCTTGATCTGTCCACCTCGTTTTTGCCAACGAGCAGCGATTGCGGCCTTGTTAGATGGTTCTGATTGGGTGCGTCAGAATGTGTCTCAATTGATGAGTCGATATCAGTTGCTCTTGAAGCGTTTTGCAGCTAGTAACGATCGACCCTGGCGCTTTTTACATGAACCCAATGGAGCTTTTTATTGCTTACTTGAAGTGGATTGTGGTTGCAATGGAGACACCTTGATGCGTCAGCTGGTAAGAGATTATCGAGTTGCCACGATTGGAGGTTGTAGTTTTGGGTTTAAGAACGAGAGTTGTGTACTGCGCATCAGTGTGGGGATGCTTGAAGGCGCTGAATTGATAGATGCCTTTAATCGCTTGGAGGCAGGCATGCTTAATGCTGTTCAACAAGGAGACCGTACCACCTGA
- a CDS encoding CCRG-2 family RiPP, with protein sequence MVLRLANQITNPKENEEINEELSTEELKSVSGGINLPKGQTDNPSFDSKISRLSGNNKSRDPRLTISSGKSLEKVVEDMPPSLGDLS encoded by the coding sequence ATGGTTTTACGACTGGCAAATCAAATAACTAATCCAAAAGAAAACGAAGAAATCAACGAGGAACTCTCAACCGAGGAGTTGAAGAGTGTTAGTGGTGGGATTAACTTACCCAAAGGACAAACTGATAACCCAAGTTTCGATTCAAAAATTTCACGATTAAGTGGTAATAATAAGTCACGTGATCCGAGATTGACTATCAGTAGTGGTAAATCCTTGGAAAAGGTTGTAGAGGATATGCCCCCGTCTCTAGGGGATCTCAGCTAG
- a CDS encoding dienelactone hydrolase family protein: MKSEWIVIKEGSVPLRCWWSKPSQGRDEIVEGPNRVALVLPEIFGVNNWVRSVADRLATRGIPALAMPLFSRTAPELELGYSEDNLIEGRRHKDSTSMEQILTDTYTAICWLNKQLDQPQITVIGFCFGGHAALITATMTEVRETFNFYGAGVSKTRPGGGAPSLELLPQVSGRLTCLCGTADPLIPTSDRQAIQAALRMQDPDEERLRYVEIIGADHGFMCEERDSFAAEASALGWHLLLESLER, translated from the coding sequence ATGAAAAGCGAATGGATTGTGATCAAAGAAGGCTCAGTCCCCCTGCGCTGCTGGTGGTCAAAACCGAGTCAAGGTCGTGATGAAATCGTTGAAGGTCCAAATCGTGTTGCCCTGGTGTTACCAGAAATCTTCGGAGTCAATAACTGGGTTCGCAGTGTGGCCGATCGCCTCGCCACCAGAGGCATCCCAGCCCTGGCGATGCCACTATTTTCTCGAACCGCACCGGAGCTAGAGCTTGGCTATAGCGAAGACAACCTGATCGAAGGTCGACGACACAAGGACTCAACCTCAATGGAGCAAATCCTGACCGATACCTACACAGCTATTTGCTGGCTTAACAAACAGCTTGATCAACCACAAATCACTGTGATCGGCTTCTGTTTCGGCGGACACGCTGCTCTGATCACTGCAACCATGACCGAGGTGAGAGAAACCTTCAATTTTTATGGTGCCGGTGTAAGCAAAACCCGCCCGGGAGGTGGTGCACCAAGCCTCGAATTATTGCCGCAGGTCTCAGGCCGACTGACATGTCTGTGCGGTACAGCAGATCCGTTGATCCCAACTTCAGATCGGCAAGCAATCCAAGCCGCATTACGCATGCAGGATCCTGATGAAGAGCGACTGCGCTACGTAGAGATCATTGGCGCCGATCATGGTTTTATGTGCGAAGAAAGAGACAGCTTCGCCGCTGAAGCTTCCGCCCTAGGTTGGCACCTACTGCTAGAGAGTCTCGAACGCTAA
- a CDS encoding DUF427 domain-containing protein translates to MSLEIVAEYPRPPALVACSDHVIVEALGTRICETHDCLRVLETFHPPTYYLPPKAMRKDLLIRSRRSSFCEWKGIANYWDLVIADKRLEGAIWSYPDPTPTFRALTGWYALYPGRMDHCSVNGETVIPQPGQFYGGWITSQVVGPFKGDPAHPQLI, encoded by the coding sequence ATGAGCCTTGAAATTGTTGCTGAGTACCCACGTCCACCAGCTCTTGTGGCCTGCTCAGACCACGTCATTGTGGAGGCCCTCGGTACGCGCATCTGTGAAACCCATGACTGCCTGCGTGTGCTGGAGACATTCCATCCACCCACCTACTATCTTCCTCCAAAGGCAATGCGGAAGGATCTACTGATACGCAGCCGTCGCAGCAGTTTCTGCGAATGGAAGGGAATCGCAAACTACTGGGATCTGGTGATTGCAGACAAACGTCTCGAGGGCGCAATCTGGTCATATCCAGATCCCACCCCAACATTTAGGGCCCTTACGGGCTGGTACGCGCTATACCCCGGACGCATGGATCATTGCAGCGTCAATGGAGAGACAGTGATACCCCAACCCGGACAATTCTATGGAGGATGGATCACATCCCAAGTGGTCGGTCCATTCAAAGGTGATCCTGCTCATCCGCAGTTAATTTGA
- a CDS encoding DUF1499 domain-containing protein has protein sequence MAFSGERSLSECAVDTNCVLVEWEVSEVKQSYEDLLGIASQLPRTKVLEQTNNYWHAVVRSLVFRFPDDLEILQIPNEKVIQVRSASRVGVSDLGVNKKRVDSLYSQM, from the coding sequence ATGGCATTCTCTGGGGAGAGAAGTTTATCCGAATGCGCAGTTGACACAAACTGTGTGCTGGTTGAATGGGAAGTCAGCGAAGTGAAGCAGTCCTATGAGGATCTTTTAGGCATTGCGTCTCAACTACCAAGAACTAAGGTCCTCGAGCAAACCAACAATTATTGGCATGCTGTTGTTAGAAGCCTAGTTTTTCGATTCCCAGACGACCTGGAGATTCTTCAAATACCAAACGAAAAGGTTATCCAAGTTCGATCAGCTTCAAGAGTTGGTGTTTCAGATCTAGGCGTGAATAAGAAAAGAGTTGACAGTCTGTACAGTCAAATGTAG